In Desulfosudis oleivorans Hxd3, the DNA window GTACCGCTCGGTGTTGTAAAAGTCGGTGGGCGGAACCCGCTCCAGAATCGAGAGCGCCTTTTCATAGGCGCCGGTAAAGTAATGGGCCTTGCCCAGGTCTGTTAAGGCGTGCGGGTGAAAGGGACTTTTTTCGGCCACCTTTTCCAGGTGGGCAATGGCATCGGCAGGGCGGTTGTTCTGCAGGAGGGCCAGGCCCAGGCCGTAGCGGGCCGACGGATCAGCCGGGTTCTGTTCCACAAGGGCGGTAAAATGGCGAATTGCCGCGCTGTCGCCGGGGCAGAGGGCCTCCATTTTTGTTTTGATAACGGCAAAGGCCGCTTCGTCGGCAGCGCTTTTTTGGCCGCAGCGGGCAAATTCCGGTGAGTTCATCAGAGTGTCGATGTACATCAGGCGTTCGTCCGTGCCCGGATGGGTGGAGAGATAGGTGGGAAACTCCTTGTCCGAGAACCACTGCTTGCTTTTGATTTTCTGAAGGATCTCCATCAGTCCCCGGGCGCTGTACCCGGCTTCGCACAGGTAGGTGACCCCGATCTGATCGGCCTGCCGCTCGTCTGCCCGGCTGTAGGCAAGGGCCGCTGCCTGGCCCGCGGCCGCTGACCCGATCATCACGGCATCACCGGGCACGGCCCCGCCGGCCCCCAGAAAGATGCCGGCGGCGATGCCCGCCAGTGTGGCCAGGCCGATCTTTTTTGATTTTTCAATTTTTTCAGATATGTGGCGGCAATACACATGGGCGATTTCATGGGTCAGAATACCGGCCAGCTCCGCTTCCGAATTCATGGCCTTGATCAGGCCGGTGTTGACAAACACGTATCCGGCCGGTGCGGCAAAGGCGTTGTAGGTTTCATCCTCGATAATAAAAAACCGGTATTCAAACATGGGGTCGGGAAAAACGGCGGCCAGCCGCTTGCCCAGGGCCTCAATGTAGTGGCGGGCAAAGGGGTCCTCAATAAACCGGTACCGGTGTTGAACGTATTTAAAGAACTCTTTGCCCAGCTCCTCCTCCTCGCCCAGGGTCAGGGCATGGGCTGAAGGTGCTGTCAGAAGGCCGGCCAGGTAGGCGGCCAGGCACATAATGGCAAGAAATTTTTTGTAAAATGGCATTATTCTGTCCTGCAAGGGGGCTGTAAGGTCCCGGCAGAAGATAATTGAATGTTAAAAGAACTGCGGTTTTCCGGCCCGGCCGGATTTTACTACAATAGTATATCTTCTTTTCAAAGACAATGTTTTATGGTATCAGACGGTTTATGTCTCAAACCATATGCATAGCCAACCAGAAGGGCGGGGTGGGCAAAACCACCACATCGGTCAATCTTGCCGCGGCCCTGGCGTCGCTTGCCAGAAAGGTGCTGCTGGTGGACTGCGACCCCCAGGCCAATGCCACCACCGGTGTGGGCGTGGACAAGGCCGGGCTGGAAAAGACCCTTTACCACGTTCTGATCGGCGATACCCCGGCGGCCCGTGCCGTGATTCAGACCCCGGTGAAAAACCTTTCGATTCTGCCCTCCCGGGTGGAGCTTTCCGGGTTCGAGGTGGAGATGGTGGACGAGCCGGGCAAGGAGAAGCTGCTGGCAGCGGTTCTGGCGCCGGTCCGAAACGATTATGACTATGTGATTCTGGACTGCCCGCCTTCCCTGACCCTGCTGACCATCAACGCCATGGCCGCCGCTGATTCGATCCTGATCCCCCTGCAAAGCGAGTTCTATGCCCTTGAAGGCCTGGGCCAGCTGCTGCAGACCGTGCGGCGCATCAAGCAGTCCCTTAACCCGCCGTTGAAGATCGCCGGCATTCTGCTGACCATGTTTGACCAGCGCACCAACCTCTCCAACCAGGTTACCGAGGACGCTGAAAACCATTTTGCCGACCTGGTATTTAAAACACGGATTCCCAGAAACGTGCGGCTGGGCGAGGCCCCCAGTTTCGGGCTGCCCATTCTGCTTTACGACCCCGCCTCGGCCGGCTCAAAAAGTTATATGGCCCTGGCAAGGGAGCTGATAAAACGAGACCAAGGGTGAATATGAAAAAAAAGGGACCTGTCAAAAAGAACAAAGAGCAGCCCCGGGAGCCGAAAAAGAAACGGGCCCTGGGCCGGGGCCTGGACGCCCTGTTTCCGGAGATGTCCCGGGCCGATGCCGCCGGAGGGGACTATTTTTATTGTGATCTGGACGTTATTTCTTCCAACCGGTTTCAGCCCCGGTCCCGTTTTTCAGAAGAGGAGCTTGCCGCCCTGGCCGAGTCCATCAAAAAAGAGGGCGTGATTCAGCCGGTGATTGTCCGGAAAACCGACACCGGCTACGAGCTGGTGGCCGGCGAACGCCGGCTCCGGGCCGCCCGGCTGGCCGGTCTCTCCCAGGTGCCGGTGGTGGTGAGGGACATCTCGGACCAGCAGCACCTGGTCTACTCCATCGTGGAAAACGTGCAGCGCGAGGACCTGAATCCGCTGGAAGAGGCCCAGGGGTATCACATGCTGGTAAACACCTTCGGGTTTTCCCAGGAGGAGGTGGCCGCGGCCGTGGGCAAGAACCGGTCCACCGTGGCCAACATGCTGCGGCTGCGCAACCTGCCCGACCCCATCAAGGAACGCATCACCGACGGGTCCATCAGCACGGGACATGCCCGGGCCCTGCTGGCGGCCAAAACCCCCCAGCAGCAGAACACCATTTTTCAGGCCATCCTGGCCAAAGGTCTTTCCGTGCGCCAGGCCGAGGCCATGGTCAAGGCGCCGGACAAGGCCGGTTCGTCTTCATCCGCAGGGCCCCTGAAAAAGCCGGCCCCGGCGGACGCGGCCCATTTTGCCGACATGACGGAAAGCCTGGCCCGAATCTTCGGTACCCGGGTCCGCATTCAGCGGAAAGGCAAGCGGGGAAAGATCGAGATCGAGTTTTACAGCGACGCCGACCTGGACCGGGTTCTGGAACTGCTGCTGAATATCTGATGGGCTTCCTCTTTCAAAGTAAAACGACCTGAAACGGGCAGCACGGGCCAGGGCCCGCAGACGGCCCGTTTGTAGTGACGCCGTCAGGCGTTTAACGACTGACCAGAAACAATGCCCTTACGGGCACCAGGGCCGCAGACGGCCCGTTTGTAGTGACGCCGTCAGGCGTTTAACGACCGATCAGAAACAATGCCCTTACGGGCACACTACAAACAGGGATTTTGCCTGTTTTCCGTCACCCCGGGCCTGACCCGATTAGACCCTTTTCTGTTTTTCGGAAATCCCGATCATGTCCCTTCACATCATCATCGACGGGTACAACCTGATTCGCCAGTCTCCGGTGCTGAGCCGCATTGAGCAGGAGAATCTTCAGGCCGGCCGGGAGGCCCTGGTGGCCAGCCTTGTCTCCTATAAACGGATCAAGGCCCATACCATCACCGTGGTGTTTGACGGCACGGACGCGCCTTCCTACTATTCCCACAGGGACCGGGTGGGCGGTATTGACGTGCGGTTTTCCGGGCCGGGCCAGACCGCCGACAGCGTGATCCGGAAAATGGCGGCGGAAAAACGGGAAAAGGCCCTGGTGGTCAGCTCGGACCGGGGCATTACCGATTTTGCCCAGTCCGCCGGTGCCGCCATTATCGCGTCCCGCGAATTTGAAGACCGCATGGCCCAGGCCATGATGATGGATGCCGCCGGCATGGCAGAGGAAGACGGGGCTTTTTCTCCCTGGTCCGGCACCACGAAAAAAAAAGGCCCTGGTCACAGACTCTCCAAAAAGCAGAGGAAAAGCCGGACCAAGGCGGAAAAGCTGTGAACAAAGGCAGCGGTGGCCCGTTTGTAGTGACGCCGTCAGGCGTTTAACAACCGATCGAAAACAATGCCCTTACGGCACACTACAAACAGGGATTTTGCTTATCTGTCCGTGGCACCCGTTAAAGTAAGGAGCAATGGATAAAAAAAACGGGCAGGGGCATGAACCATGCCGCTGCCCGTTGAATTTAAAAAGGCGGCGGCCGTCACACGACCGGCGCCGCCTTTTGCGTTTTATTGTTTCGGAAACACCGCTTTGGGCTTTTCCGTGGATCCCGTGGCATTGGGAAAATCCGGGTATTTGTAAGCCTTCTGGCCGGTCTCGATCAGGTGGCGGGCCTCTTCCATAAACCGGTTGTACCGGTTTTTGCACTCGTAGAAGCCGTGCCACCAGGCGTAGTCCGGCGCCATCATGGCCGTTCCCATGCGGGCCCGGCGGCCTTCGTGGTGCCACAGTTCATAATACTCCACCTCCAGGGCCTCGTCGAAAAAGCGGCTCTTGTCCAGCAGCCCCTTTTCATACAGGGAGTCGAGCATGGCCTTGGCCGGTTTGAAGTAAACCTCGTTATACTCGTTGACCACCTTGTCGGTTTTTTCATAATGATCAACCACCCAGGTCTTGCCGTGGCACTGCATGCAGATAGCCTGCATCTTTTCCCGCTCCTGCTGCCAGTTGGTTTTTGCGGGAAAGGCCGCGAAATCTTCGGGCCGAACGGTGAGGGGGGCCTGAAGTTCCCAGGAGAGCCGTTCGGTCACGTCATGGGTGGTGCGCACCGCGCCCGCGCCGGACATGTGACAGGAGGCGCAGGTGGGGCTGCGAAAATCCACGCCCGGGCTCCAGGTGCCGGGGGCGGCGGTCCAGTTGTATTCGTCGGCAAAGGCCGCGTACATGGCGCCGTGCTTGGACTCGGTATAGATCTCAATCTGGGGATGGTCCGGGCCCAGGTGGCACTGGCCGCAGGCCTCGGGTTTTCTGGCTTCCATCAGGGAGAAGCGGTGGCGGGTGTGGCAACTGGTGCAACTTCCCTTGCTGCCGTCCAGGTTGATCCGGCCCACCCCCACATTGGGCCAGGTCTCCGGGGTCAGGTTGCCGTCCCTGTCCTTTTCCAGCACCGTGCCGTGGCAGTAAAAACAACCTGAGGTCCGCTCCAGGTCGCTGTTCATACCGTCATTGAGCCAGGGGTCGATCTTCCAGATGATTTCGATGGTGTTGGCGTGTTTGCTTTTCGCGTACTGCTCAGCCTCGTTGGGATGGCACCGGGAACAGTCCTTGGGCGTGACCACGGCGCTGACCGGTACCCGGTATTTCTTCTGAGCCCAGGGGTCTTTTGAATTTTCATACTGGGTGTAGTGGGCCTTGCTCACGTCCGCATCATGTTCCTGGGCCTGGTGACAGTCGATGCAGGTGATGTTGGCGTTGGCGTGCCGGCTGTTGGCCCAGTCGGCAAACAGGCCGGGATGTTCCCGCTTGTGGCACTGAATACAGGCGATGCCCGCCTCGGAGATGCTGCGCTCGATGCGGAACTCCTTTTCCTTGCTCATGTCCGCCGAACCGTCGGCAGCCCATGCCGTACCCGCCAGCAGGCACACAACAGCAACCGCAAACCATTTTACCGTTGTTTTCATATACCCTCCTTGTTCACCGGTTACAGCTTTTTGAACTGCTTGTATTGATAAAATTCAACCGTGTTGTGCACCAGGTCCCGGTGGCAGTCCACGCACCGTTTTTCCCGGCCGGGCAGGGCGTTGACCACGTCCCGGTGGGCCAGCATGGCGCCCCGCTTGTCCGGAATATAGAGAATGTTGCGGTGACACTTCATGCACTGGTCGTTTTTAAATGAGGCATAGGCCTTTTCCCTGTTTTCTTCACGGTCATATTCGTCCATCACAAAATGGGCGATCACGTCCTTGAGGCCGTGCAGGGTCTTGGTGTAAAAAAAGTCGGCGGTGTTGTGGGGGGCGGGCAGGTGACAGTCCATACAGTCCGCCACAAACCCCTGGGCGTTGTTTACGTGGGTGGAGGTGCGCCAGGCATCCACCGCCGGCTGAATCTCGTGGCACGAGGCGCAGAACTCCGGGGTGGAGGTCCGTACCATGGTGTAATAGGTCATGCTGAAGACCGGAAAGCCCAGAAGCACACCGACGCCGATGAGAATCAGGCCTTTGATGTGTTTTTTCATAAGCATCATCCACTGGTTTGGTATACAATGGCCAGCGACAACCACAGGAAAACACGTTTTGTGGCCTGTTGCTGGAAAATTTGGAAAACAAGGAAGCGGCCCCCTGTTGCCGCCATGAGTTGAAGCCTACAATACCACTGTCAGGGCCGTCAAGAAATTTGTGAACGCTCTGGTGTTGAAAGATGAATGCCCTTACGGGCACACTACAAACAGGGATTTTACTTGTTTGTCCGTGGGAAAATGGTCAGCGCAGTTGGCCCGTTTGTAGTGACGCCGTCAGGCGTTTAAAGACCGATCAGAAACAATGCCCTTGCGGGCACACTACAAACAGGGGTCCCGTGGCCCCCTTGAATCCTTGAACCCTTATAAAAATTGATTTTTTGAAGCATTTTATGACCTCTCCCAGAACCATTCTGTCCGGCCACGACATTGCGCCCAAGAAGAGCCTTGGCCAGAACTTTCTCTGCGACCCCCAGGCCGCGGAAATGATTGTGAGAAAATGCGGGCTTTCAAAAGCGGACGTGGTGGTGGAGGTGGGGCCGGGCACCGGGGCACTGACCATTCCGGCTGCCGGGCAGGCGGCGTGGGTTTACGCCATTGAGACAGACGGCCGGCTGATCGAACCGTTAAAAGAGACGGTAAGGGCCGCCGGCCTGGACAACGTGACAGTGCTGCATAGAGATATTATGAAAACCGATATTCGGGAGATATGCCGGGAGGCCGGCCGAAAACTGGTGGTGCTGGGAAACCTTCCTTATTATATCTCCTCCCAGATTCTCATGGACCTGGTGGAAAAGCGGGAGGCCGTGGACCGTGCCGTGCTGATGTTCCAGCAGGAGCTGGCCCGGCGCATCGCGGCCCCGCCCGGCAACAGGGAGTACGGCCGGATCTCCGTGGCCCTTCGCTATTGCGCGGAGTTGAGCACCGTGGCCCGGCTGAAGCCCAATCTTTTTTTTCCCCGGCCCGGCGTGGATTCCGAGGTGGTGCGTATTGTTTTTCGCCCCTGGCCCGGGAACAGGGATTGCGACGAGGCGCTCTTTTTTGCTATGATCAAGTCCGCTTTTGCAACGCGGCGCAAAACCATTAAAAATGCCCTGTCCGCGGGAATGACGAAAATTTCCCCATCCGCCTGGGAAGAACTGCTGGTCCGGGCCGACGTTGCGCCCACGGTAAGGGCTGAGACACTGGATGTGGGCGATTTTTTAAACATCTGCCGGCATTACAAAGCAATGTCGGGCAACATTTCAACAAAGGAGGCGTAACAATGGAAACAGCCGAACTGACTCAGTTTATCGACCAATGGAGAACGGACGGCGCAGGAACGCGGGACGCGTTTATCACCTTCAAGGGGCACCTTGAAAACATGCCTGACGCGGTTCTTTCCTTCAAAGCCCGGCCCGGTATCAGCTATTCGCTGCGGGCGGCCCGGCCCGGTCAGCAGCGGGAGCTGTTTGTCATGGTGGACGTGATCGACGATGATCCGGACAACCGGTGGCTGTCGGTCTGCTTCTATGGCGAAATGATCACCGACCCGGATGAACTGGGGGACCTGATTCCCGGCGGGCTTCTGGGGGAAGACGGCCATTGCTTTGACCTCAACGAATCGGACGACGCAATGGCCGCCTACCTTCAGAAGCGCATGGATGAAGCTTATCAGGCGGCTGTGGCATGACAGACAAAAGCAGCAACGCTTCTTTTATCTATGGACCGGTGCCCTCCCGGAGGCTGGGCCGCTCCCTGGGCGTGGACCTGATTCCCCTCAAGCTCTGCACCTATGATTGTATTTACTGCCAGCTTGGAAAATCGTCATCCAAAACCGTCAAGCGGCTGCCCTACCGGGACGCCGACACTGTGCTGGCCCAGCTTTTCGAGCGGCTGGAAAAAATCGACCGGCCCGACTGCATCACCATTGCCGGGTCCGGAGAGCCCACACTCAACAGCGATATCGGCGCGGTTATTGCGGGAATCAAGCAGAAAACCGACATACCGGTGGTGGTGCTGACCAACGGGTCCTTGCTTTCCGATCCGGAAGTGCAAAGCGACCTGTTGGCGGCGGACATGGTGATTCCCTCTCTGGACGCGTGGAACCCGGAAATGTTTGCATCCATCAACCGGCCCTACCGCACCGTTGATTTTACCACCATGACGGAAGGGCTGGTGTCGTTTTCAAAAGCCTATGGCGGGCAGCTGTGGCTGGAGATTTTTATCATGGACGGCATCAACGCGTCCGTGGACGATGCCCGGGCCTTCAAGCCCCTGGTGGACCGGATCAACCCGGCCGTGGTTTACGTGAACACGGCGGTGCGGCCCCCGGAAGAATCCTTTGTAAAACAGGCTTCTCCGGCCATGATTGAGAACTTTTACCGGACACTGGGCCGGGCCCATCAGAAGGATGTGGTATTTGACGGGACCGGACCGGCTGAAGGCTCCGGCAACGTGGCGACCGATATCGTGGAGATGGTGGCCCGCCGGCCGGTAACCGCGACAGATATTGCCGCGGGCCTGAACCTGCCGGAGGCGGCGGTGCGTCCCCACATTGAGCAACTGGTGGCCGAAGGCCGGCTGGAGGCCGTTCCAAAAGGCGACCGGGTCTATTTTCGAACACCGTGAAAGCAAACAAAGGAGTCGGCATGAGATTCGCACTTATTCCCGTACTGGCCCTGATGCTGGCAACAGGGGCCTGCGCGGGCAAAAAAGCCGAGGTCAACCTTGGTGACGAGTCGGTGACAGCGGCCAGGAACACCGTGCAGAAGGCGGTCGCCGATTACAGTGCCGGGTGCAACGAACTGGCCCTTCGGGAGCTGAACCGGGCCCATGAGCTGTTCACCCTGGCCGATGACGTGGCTGGAGTGGCCATGTGCATGAACAACATGGGCACCGTCTACCGGGCCGCGGATGACCCTGTGTCTGCCGCGGCCTTTTTTGATGAGGCCTTTTCCCTCTACCAGGGTCTGGGCGACAGGCAGGGCGCGCTTCAGGCGTTGGCCAACAAGGCGACGGTGCTGACGGAGACCGGGGACTATGACGGTGCCGGCGCGGTGCTGGACAGGGCCGACGCCCTGGCGCCGGACCTTGCAAAGAATTTTTTGCCCCTGCTCAACAACAGGGGCGTGCTGCTGGCCAAACAGGGGGCACTTGAGGAAGCAGAGGCGGTGCTGCGAAAGGCACTGGGCGGCACAACGCAGGACACCCTTTCCGGCCATGCCACTGTCAACGCCAGCCTGGGCAATCTTATGCAGCAGCAGGACCGTTATGCCGAAGCGCTCGCTTTTTTCCAATCCGCCCTGGAGGCCGACACCCGGCTTGCCTATTACCGGGGCATGGCCGACGACCTGGCGGCCATGGCCGAATGCGGCGCGGCCCTGGGTAACAATGACCAGGCCGTTGAATGGCTCAAGCGCAGCATCAAGATAACGGCCCTCACCGGCGATACTATTCGTGCCCACAACCGGTTTGAAACCCTGGTTGCCCTGGCTGAAAAAGAGCAGACCGACATCACCATCTTCAGCCACCTGGTAAAGCAGTGGCTGAAGGGCGACCGGGTGAGAAGCTACTGCCGATAACCGGTGCTTCTTCAGCGGACCTGTCAGAGGAACCCTGATCGTAAATAATAATACGGGGAGTGTCCTGAATGGAAAGTTTGTTGCATGTGTTGACTGATTCGACCGGCTTGAGCGCTCTGGGCACGGGGGCGGTTCTGCTTCTGGCGGGTGTGCTGGCCTATTATGTTGCCAGGCTGGTTCTCATTCGGGTTATTCACCGCCTGGCCAGAAAGACCCAGTTCCAGTGGGATGATGTGCTGGTGGAGATGGGCGTGTTTTCCGCGCTGGCGTTTTTTGCGCCGGCCGTGGTTGTGTCTTATGGTGTGCGGATTTTCCCGGAATTCGACCAAACCCTTGTCCATAACGGGTTGACCGTCTATCTCACCATCGTGACCCTGGGGCTGATCAGCAGGACCCTCAACGCGGGCCTGGCCATTTACGAACAGTTTCCCGTGTCCGTGCGCCGGCCGCTGAAGGGGTATGTCCAGCTGGTCAAGATTTTTGTTTTTATCATCGGTGTTGTCGTGGCCCTGGCCCTCCTGCTGGGAATGTCGCCCTGGAAGCTGGTTTCCGGTATCGGGGCCATGACGGCCGTGATCATGCTGATTTTCAAGGACACCATTCTCTCTTTTGTGGCCAGTATTCAGATCGCCGGCAACGATCTTTTTCGCAAAGGGGACTGGATTGAGATGTCCGCCATGGGAGCGGACGGGGACGTGATCGATATCGCCCTGCACACGGTAAAGGTCCAGAACTGGGACAAGACCATCGTCTCCATTCCCACCCACAAGTTTTTAGACCATACCTTTAAAAACTGGCGGGGCATGCAGGAGGCCAAAGGCCGCCGGATCAAGCGGTCGGTGCTGATCGACCAGTCCAGCATCGGGTTTCTGGAGGGCCGTGTCCTGGAGCGGGTCAAAAAAATCGGGTTGCTTTCCGGTTACCTGGAAAAGAAAGAAAAAGAGCTGGCCGAATGCAACAGGGATATAACGGACACCGATACCCTGCCGTTAAACGGCCGGCGGCTGACCAATATCGGAACATTGCGTGCCTACGTCCGGGCCTACCTGGAACATCATCCGAAGATCCGGCAGGACATGACCCTTCTGGTGCGTCATCTTCAGCCCGAGGCCGACGCCGGCCTGCCCCTGGAGATATACGCGTTTACATCGGACACGGCCTGGGCCGATTACGAGGCGGTGCAGGCGGATATCTTCGACCATATCCTGGCCGTCCTGCCCCTGTTCGGACTGCGGGCCTACCAGCGGAACGCCCTTGTAGACGCCCGATCAAGCGCGCATACGGAATAATCCGCCGGTACATCAATCAAGGGGGAAATCATGAAAGTCATTGACCTGTCGGCCACCATCCGCTCCATGCCAAAGGAGAGCGCGGCCTTTGATGCCGTTCATATCGAATATTTCAACCACGCCCACGGTGCGGCCCAGGCTTCGGCCCTGCTCAACGCGCCCGCGTCGGCCTTTCGAAATGAGGAAGGGTGGGCCACCGAGGAGATCACAAAGCTTGGCACGCACAGCTCCACCCATGTGGACGCGCCCTGGCACTACAACAGCGCCATTGAAGGAAAGCCCGCCGCCACCATTGACCAGCTTCCCCTGGAGTGGTTTTTTTCCGACGGCGTGGTCCTGGACATGACCC includes these proteins:
- a CDS encoding mechanosensitive ion channel family protein, with the protein product MESLLHVLTDSTGLSALGTGAVLLLAGVLAYYVARLVLIRVIHRLARKTQFQWDDVLVEMGVFSALAFFAPAVVVSYGVRIFPEFDQTLVHNGLTVYLTIVTLGLISRTLNAGLAIYEQFPVSVRRPLKGYVQLVKIFVFIIGVVVALALLLGMSPWKLVSGIGAMTAVIMLIFKDTILSFVASIQIAGNDLFRKGDWIEMSAMGADGDVIDIALHTVKVQNWDKTIVSIPTHKFLDHTFKNWRGMQEAKGRRIKRSVLIDQSSIGFLEGRVLERVKKIGLLSGYLEKKEKELAECNRDITDTDTLPLNGRRLTNIGTLRAYVRAYLEHHPKIRQDMTLLVRHLQPEADAGLPLEIYAFTSDTAWADYEAVQADIFDHILAVLPLFGLRAYQRNALVDARSSAHTE
- a CDS encoding radical SAM protein; its protein translation is MTDKSSNASFIYGPVPSRRLGRSLGVDLIPLKLCTYDCIYCQLGKSSSKTVKRLPYRDADTVLAQLFERLEKIDRPDCITIAGSGEPTLNSDIGAVIAGIKQKTDIPVVVLTNGSLLSDPEVQSDLLAADMVIPSLDAWNPEMFASINRPYRTVDFTTMTEGLVSFSKAYGGQLWLEIFIMDGINASVDDARAFKPLVDRINPAVVYVNTAVRPPEESFVKQASPAMIENFYRTLGRAHQKDVVFDGTGPAEGSGNVATDIVEMVARRPVTATDIAAGLNLPEAAVRPHIEQLVAEGRLEAVPKGDRVYFRTP
- a CDS encoding M48 family metallopeptidase — protein: MPFYKKFLAIMCLAAYLAGLLTAPSAHALTLGEEEELGKEFFKYVQHRYRFIEDPFARHYIEALGKRLAAVFPDPMFEYRFFIIEDETYNAFAAPAGYVFVNTGLIKAMNSEAELAGILTHEIAHVYCRHISEKIEKSKKIGLATLAGIAAGIFLGAGGAVPGDAVMIGSAAAGQAAALAYSRADERQADQIGVTYLCEAGYSARGLMEILQKIKSKQWFSDKEFPTYLSTHPGTDERLMYIDTLMNSPEFARCGQKSAADEAAFAVIKTKMEALCPGDSAAIRHFTALVEQNPADPSARYGLGLALLQNNRPADAIAHLEKVAEKSPFHPHALTDLGKAHYFTGAYEKALSILERVPPTDFYNTERYFYTAMAAEKLGLHDKSITLYKRIIQQEPRYLPALYELGKVAGEQGNLDDAHFYLGIYHNNRREADTALFHLNKALELTKDEKRKEQIEKMLADIQAFLKEQRRSMR
- a CDS encoding NapC/NirT family cytochrome c, whose protein sequence is MKKHIKGLILIGVGVLLGFPVFSMTYYTMVRTSTPEFCASCHEIQPAVDAWRTSTHVNNAQGFVADCMDCHLPAPHNTADFFYTKTLHGLKDVIAHFVMDEYDREENREKAYASFKNDQCMKCHRNILYIPDKRGAMLAHRDVVNALPGREKRCVDCHRDLVHNTVEFYQYKQFKKL
- a CDS encoding multiheme c-type cytochrome, producing MKTTVKWFAVAVVCLLAGTAWAADGSADMSKEKEFRIERSISEAGIACIQCHKREHPGLFADWANSRHANANITCIDCHQAQEHDADVSKAHYTQYENSKDPWAQKKYRVPVSAVVTPKDCSRCHPNEAEQYAKSKHANTIEIIWKIDPWLNDGMNSDLERTSGCFYCHGTVLEKDRDGNLTPETWPNVGVGRINLDGSKGSCTSCHTRHRFSLMEARKPEACGQCHLGPDHPQIEIYTESKHGAMYAAFADEYNWTAAPGTWSPGVDFRSPTCASCHMSGAGAVRTTHDVTERLSWELQAPLTVRPEDFAAFPAKTNWQQEREKMQAICMQCHGKTWVVDHYEKTDKVVNEYNEVYFKPAKAMLDSLYEKGLLDKSRFFDEALEVEYYELWHHEGRRARMGTAMMAPDYAWWHGFYECKNRYNRFMEEARHLIETGQKAYKYPDFPNATGSTEKPKAVFPKQ
- the rsmA gene encoding 16S rRNA (adenine(1518)-N(6)/adenine(1519)-N(6))-dimethyltransferase RsmA, yielding MTSPRTILSGHDIAPKKSLGQNFLCDPQAAEMIVRKCGLSKADVVVEVGPGTGALTIPAAGQAAWVYAIETDGRLIEPLKETVRAAGLDNVTVLHRDIMKTDIREICREAGRKLVVLGNLPYYISSQILMDLVEKREAVDRAVLMFQQELARRIAAPPGNREYGRISVALRYCAELSTVARLKPNLFFPRPGVDSEVVRIVFRPWPGNRDCDEALFFAMIKSAFATRRKTIKNALSAGMTKISPSAWEELLVRADVAPTVRAETLDVGDFLNICRHYKAMSGNISTKEA
- a CDS encoding ParB/RepB/Spo0J family partition protein; amino-acid sequence: MKKKGPVKKNKEQPREPKKKRALGRGLDALFPEMSRADAAGGDYFYCDLDVISSNRFQPRSRFSEEELAALAESIKKEGVIQPVIVRKTDTGYELVAGERRLRAARLAGLSQVPVVVRDISDQQHLVYSIVENVQREDLNPLEEAQGYHMLVNTFGFSQEEVAAAVGKNRSTVANMLRLRNLPDPIKERITDGSISTGHARALLAAKTPQQQNTIFQAILAKGLSVRQAEAMVKAPDKAGSSSSAGPLKKPAPADAAHFADMTESLARIFGTRVRIQRKGKRGKIEIEFYSDADLDRVLELLLNI
- a CDS encoding NYN domain-containing protein, producing MSLHIIIDGYNLIRQSPVLSRIEQENLQAGREALVASLVSYKRIKAHTITVVFDGTDAPSYYSHRDRVGGIDVRFSGPGQTADSVIRKMAAEKREKALVVSSDRGITDFAQSAGAAIIASREFEDRMAQAMMMDAAGMAEEDGAFSPWSGTTKKKGPGHRLSKKQRKSRTKAEKL
- a CDS encoding ParA family protein, with the protein product MSQTICIANQKGGVGKTTTSVNLAAALASLARKVLLVDCDPQANATTGVGVDKAGLEKTLYHVLIGDTPAARAVIQTPVKNLSILPSRVELSGFEVEMVDEPGKEKLLAAVLAPVRNDYDYVILDCPPSLTLLTINAMAAADSILIPLQSEFYALEGLGQLLQTVRRIKQSLNPPLKIAGILLTMFDQRTNLSNQVTEDAENHFADLVFKTRIPRNVRLGEAPSFGLPILLYDPASAGSKSYMALARELIKRDQG
- a CDS encoding tetratricopeptide repeat protein, which translates into the protein MRFALIPVLALMLATGACAGKKAEVNLGDESVTAARNTVQKAVADYSAGCNELALRELNRAHELFTLADDVAGVAMCMNNMGTVYRAADDPVSAAAFFDEAFSLYQGLGDRQGALQALANKATVLTETGDYDGAGAVLDRADALAPDLAKNFLPLLNNRGVLLAKQGALEEAEAVLRKALGGTTQDTLSGHATVNASLGNLMQQQDRYAEALAFFQSALEADTRLAYYRGMADDLAAMAECGAALGNNDQAVEWLKRSIKITALTGDTIRAHNRFETLVALAEKEQTDITIFSHLVKQWLKGDRVRSYCR